The sequence ATCCTATATGCTGCTTGTTCATTTACTTGTTTATTTCATCATTTTGTTTTCTTTCCAGATGCAATTTTGTTGATAGAAATACAATTGCATGGAATTATGAACTTTTTGTTGCAAAACTCAAACGTTTTATTCGAATTTTCACCATAGCTAAACTTTGTTATAAAATGTTGCTGCAATATGGTTTTTTTCCTCTGTAGATTTGAAGCGTTGAATGACTGAATTCTTGTTCCTTATAATCAATCCTTTTTTTCTACCTTGTTGATACGTATTTATTTCATCATCATTTTTGATGCTGCTGGTTCTACGTACCAAGTTTGTGTTTATTATTACCGGATCATAATGATGATTGTAATCCAAGAAAATCTAGTATCATTTGCACGTAAGATGCATGCATGAGACATGATCTCTGCCATCACGGTAATACAGTATTCTTCTAGTCATCAGTAAGTCGATCTCATCGTTCTCTCGCGTGTCTgattgttgctgccaagctcgcgTGGCGTGGGCTTGTAAAGAGAGAGTCGAGGTGGTTTACTCTGTTGGTAAGTTTTGGTGTTTGCATTTTTTTGACTTGCCATCGCGATCACAACTACCAAGCATGCTGCATTAAGAGGAAATGTTATTATTTAGACTAATTAGGACTTAGTTAACAACCTAAgtcgttgtagtatagtggtaagtattccTGACTGTCACGCGGGTGACCCGGTTTCGATCCCGGCAACGGCGTCTTTTTGACGATTTTTGTAAACAAATGAAACAGTTTTAGTACCACATAGTTCAAAACAATATAGTCGTAACTGTATATATCCCTCCAAGATGTTCCACTCTGTCGTGACTTGCCCGCTCCAAGTTGGGAGTTGATTTGCTTGGTCCTGGCGTAGGCCTGGGCTGTCTGGTCACTGAAGAGGAGGGTATTGCGTTAGGTTAATGAATTTGATATTTACTACATTTTGGCATTCAACTTATGTGCAAAGTTAAAGTAACTGTCGATTTCTTTTGAGCAGGAAGTCCAATATTAGTTGCAACATGAGTAGCAGTGTTGTTCATGGAAGAGCCGCTGATAAAGTAGAAGGTTAGTGAATTCATTGTGTAACTACCTCCTGGAAAGCAAGAGTTTTGATGGGTtactttttttatttgttttgtagcAAAGGCTGCAGCATCTTTTTCTGGAAAGCAAAATAAATGAGAACAGGTTGCTGGACACTACGATCCATCTTTTTCTCTATTGCTCTCTGAATTATCCTTTTCTCGAGTCTCCCATGTTGTAACTTCCAATAAACAGGTCTACCAACATCAAAATCATGGGTCCAAGCTGAAGTAATTGATAGCCCATCCACGGTTTATAAGATACTCTCTATGCAAGATGTTTAAAATTAGCCAAACAAAAATTCTAGATAAGATTTcaaaatagcattcaattgattggAAACTGGATAGATTTCAAAGCATCTATATTTTACATATCTGAAAACTCCCATATCCCCAAAAACAACAAAGGAAAACACTAACTTCTGAAATTTTAATTCCTTACCTAGACATGTAAAGCACAAAGAAACCCTAAGAACTAGTAAATTTAGTAACAGCTTTGGTACCCTCAGAAACAGCATGCTTGGCCAATTCACCGGGAAGAACAAGACGAACAGCAGTCTGAATCTCTCGTGAAGTAATAGTAGGCTTCTTATTGTACCTAGCCAATCTAGACGATTCCGCTGCAAGTTTCTCAAAGATATCGTTAATAAAACTGTTCATAATACCCATAGCTTTACTAGATATTCCGATATCAGGATGAACTTGTTTCAAAACTTTGAAGATGTAGATCTTGTAAGTCTCAACTGATTTCtttgacttcttcttcttcttatctgctGATGAAGCATCTTTGCTTGGTAATTTCTTCTCAGCTCTGGGTTTCTTCTCAGCTGGTGTTTTTTCTGCCTTCTTCTCTTCGGCGGGCTTCTTTTCTGCTGGCTTCTTCTCCGCTGGCTTCTTCTCTGCTTTGGGTGCCATTACAACAAAAAATTGAAGGATAAACTGAAATTTAATAAGGAGAGAAAAGATTGATTTAGAAAAGCGGGAGAGAGAGTATAGATATCGGTATTGACGATGTGAAATGAAATGGGGGAGGGCTTGGTTATTTATACAGAGATGACATGGAGCTTGATTGGTCCGTTTAGTATCATGCGGATCGATAGTTTATATCGTCGATTGTTGTAACGTTAATCAAGGGTTTAGATGAGCTGAGATTTGATGGAATTTTATTGGTCAGTCTAGTTTCATGCGGATCGATAGTTGGTATCGTTGATTGTTGTTGCAGCGTTAGATTAATCAAGGGTTTAGATGAGCTGAGATGTTGGTGGAATGTTATTGGTGCATTTGTTTCACGCGGATCACTCAGTATTACCTGTTAACCTATGATAGTTTAAAAGGTAATAGATGGTCGCGATTACTTTGTCATTTGCTACTTGTGTTTGAATCACCTTAACAATAACGGATTAATAAGGTTCTAAAATCGGAAATTGGGTgaattgtccaaatatttttaaaatatggttttaatggacgagtaaaaattaatatatgTGAAATGgaaaccaaaaaaatagcaagaatgaaactggattcatcctggcttaaacttaaaaaatagcgagatgaaactggatgcatcctgatgtaatctaaaaataaaaaaaatatatttttaaatgagtaggatgaaactgtttacatcctggctatttttacattttcgtcCACTTAAACAgcatcaaattttacatgtctttttcacccaaaaattattaaccaattttgtgttctaAAATCTagttttagagcatctccaatggtgtaTAAGTCTCTAAAAATATTGATGCCACCTAggattttaaaaaaaatgtacCAAAAAAAACCTCTCCAGTGGTGGTTGGACAATTAAAATTTAATATGATATGGAAGTTTGAGTTTGGAGGAGAGTATGGGTTTTTAGAAACTCTCATCCATACCTACGTCATCAATAAATTTTAGTTTgagttatttttttagttttagaaAACTCTCGTCTCTAGGGCGATTTTCTCGCTCATCAATAGGATGATTTTTTTCTCGTCTGAGGACGATCTTCTCTCAATCTAATCTATCTCTTGTCTTTCttgctgtgttttttttttgttttgcaggttaacTTGTCCTTTGTTTCTCTTCTTCAAGGAAAATTGGTgtgtttttagggttcttctcagggtagtttttttttccttcttggtTCATGGCTTCTTCTACTTCTCAATCCTCAAATCCAGAATATGAAGATTTGGCAGATAGAATGGCAGCACTCTTACACAATGTAAGAAGATTTTGAAGTTCCAGAAGATCTGGTGGAAACTTCAACAACCCACAAATATTCTCTGGTTATCACTACCATTACCAGAAGGGAATATGGAATCAACATACTATACAACATGCTCCAAAGATCCTGGAGACCGACAGGGAACATTGAAATCTCAAGCTTTGGAAAAGCAACCTATTTAGTGCATTTTGAACTGGGATGCGATTCTAATACATTCATCACAAGATCTCCATGGTGTCTGAATGAAGATCTTCTCTTAATGGAAATATGTGACCCTGACAAACTCCCTGAAGAATATGAATTCAAGTTTGCAGATTTTACAGTTCAAGACCATGGCTTACCTATGAGTGCTCAAACAATCAAGATGGTGGAATTTCTAGCAGGCAAGATAGGGACTCCTTATCCCATATATGAATCCGACAGAGAGAAATGGGGAAGCTTTGCCAAAGTTCATGTCAAGATTGATGTTACTAGAGCATTGAAACAAGAGCTAAACTTCACGTTACCCTCTAAGAAGAAATGCAAGGCAATGTTGAGGTATGAAAGACTACCAAGAGTTTGTTTTTTCTGTGGTAAATTTTGTCACATCATAAAGCAATGCCCATATCTCTCAAGAGAGTgtgagaaattagggttcttctctCCAGACACATTCATGGAGAAGAtgcaagacaaaaaaaaaatagctagATTCACAGAGGAGATAAATGCTAGCTACAAACCCAGAGTGATGTAGAGCGGCTCTACTTCAAGCAAGATGCAAGAACACCTCAACCCCATTAATAGAGTTGTGGAAAACCTGCAACCAAGTCCCAGTCAAACAAACAGTCAAATAGTTACCAACTTTCCCTCCTACATTAACTCCACCAAAAAAGCCATGCAACCACAAAATCCTCTTGTTACCTTACCAAGTCATATCTCCCATCCTAATCGGGAAACAACCATAAATCCCATTGAGCCTAACAATAAGGAGAATCAGTCACCAAATATACCCTCATTCAATGCAAAATCCCATGCTGCCGAAAAGAGAACCAATACTAGTTTGACTGCAGATTCTACTGTAAGCCCAATACCCAACATTCACCCACCAAAAAAACCCGATACCCCCACCACAACACCTAGCCAGACTCTATCCATCCCAAAGCTTAAACCCACTGCTAAGTTAACAATCCACCACCACAGAAACATACTCCTCCACCCACCCATCACCTTTCTCCCAAAAAATCCACTCAACCAGAAACTCATCCACCACCCAAAAAACATTCCCAAGAAAACTCTACACCACCAGATCAAAACCAACCCAAGAGTATCCGTCAATGGAAGAGGTATGCTAGGAAAAACCAAAGTACTAAACCTACAGAAACATCTACACTTGTTGGTAGTAAGAGAACCCCATAACCCATGGAATGTGATCCACCACTCAAGCAAATTTGCTATAACAATGAAGAGGTTGTGGCGACTTGCCCTGAAAAGTCGCAAGGCCAATGTTAATACAATCTTGGAACTGTCGTGGTCTAGGGAACGAGACGACAGTTCTAACATTAAACTCGTTCCTCCGCAGTTGCAACCCAACTATATTATTCCTCTCTGAGACAAGACTGAATGAGACAAATAGTATTAAGGTTTGCAGCTCTTTGAAGTTTAGGCACTTTGTTTATGTTCCGGCGATTGGGAGAAGTGGAGGACTTGCATTACTCTGGCAAGACTCAATTGATCTTACTGTGATTTATAAATCTCACAACTGCATCCACTGCAATATCGAAGCAAGACTCTCATTTCCAAGTTGGGATTTATTCTGCGTGTATGGCCCTCCAGCACATGCTCAAAGAAATGGATTTTGGAGAATTATGAATACCACTATAGAAGGGATAAACGGTGCTTGGTGTATGATCGGTGACTTGAATGCTCTAATGCATCAATATGAGAAACAAGGTGGTTCAGCGAACACTGATATAAGTTGTGAAGAATTTAGAGCCTTGATCAGAGAAAGAGATGTTATTGACCTTGGTTATGCGGGCCCTGCCTTTACTTGGTCCAACAATGCATCTCAAACCATCCCAATTTTTAAGAGACTTGACAGAGCAATCTGTAACTCGGAATGGAGAATCTTATTCTCAGATGCAGCTGTTTTACATCTTCCGATAATTGAGAGTGATCACTCTCCCATCATTGTCAACACTATGAGAAAACCCCCCAAAAGGAAACCAAACTATAAGTTTGAATTTTATTGGACTGGCCATCCTGAGTTCAAAACAGTTCTTCAAGATAACTAGGAGAAAGCATCTGGTGGCACAATGTCTAAGCTAACTGATCTGGGTGAAGGGCTGTGGAAATGAAGCTGAAGCACTTTTGGAGACACAAAAAGGGAGATTGAAGAAGAGAAACAAAATATGGTTGATCTTCAAGCAATGGCACACTTGACTGACGCAAAGGCAGCTGAAAGATCTATTTGTGACAACATCATTACCCTTGAAAGAAGAGACAGGATGTTCTGGCAGCAAAGAAATAAATCAAAGTGGGTGCCCTCCATTGATAAAAATACACAGATATttcatacgtagctcaaataggaaatcatttccttattcaaattccaaaagtgttatgcgtatgaaaggggttggctctcatTTTTAtatcgtatctttgttctcacgtcctggtgttagcggtagcgcggtagcaataaagtgggcaagcgtattccagttatgtactccagcgtttctctttcaatttgttttattgttttggggaaaatcctagccataggtatgccttccatgaatctacagaaatattgttcttctcttcgaatatcactgtagtagcgtcagctacctcatgaatagtgactggtaaccGTTATTATGAAAAGTAGGTATGTATGGGTAGGTGATTGATTCCACGAGGAattgggcgttagggtttctctgagattcAAAAGTTGCAcgccaaggtgaccgaaggtccttctgcagaCGTgttcaaacaacaagaagcggaggtcaaaaggttgtccaaagagttggagctgaaacaggcggtcctccaaatgacgaaggacgccttcttcgagaagagaaaaacaccgttgaatggattcctttgaatgcacttctgtcttctgaaattattctgtttcgtttttctttttttttgaaaggcaaatgaaacacctagctttatggtttttattttctggatttttgggttgatagacaagtgttacctatgagggttttggattattattcgggatgaactgttttaggatgatgtcgtttttggttatgattgtaagtgacacaaatATCCCAGGAAAGATATGaaaccgtgaacgttgcgtgtcggtagatgacatgggatgaaacataacatggctatcggttttatcttcccgtgaaaacttgaaacaaTAAACCATGtgttttgtctaggcaagacttactcagttttttggatctgctaacgaaaaatgagtcaggtacaagtccgagttttgtgagaaacaccgcaattgtggaaagtccccagtcgtccctgagtcacttgataatcgagtcgtcaatctctgggcggatcgtttgcttttaacctctgggaagtccctgatgagtgccaaatattgtatatatttatccctttttgttggcattttaactcatcttttatgcattaattctacattttatcccatattctgtattttcattgttttcaagaataaatatttttattaattaactttgcatttttaggtaataaataaagttcggatgagtcgcggggcaaaaagagcagaaaagtagtgaaaagccgggagaaatcacgcaaggaagccgcaaagaatggtgcgcacaacctcattttctacacacaaaagcgcctccgttctcagccatcagatcagttctcagaagcatccgacggtcgctccttcatagagcatcaaaatctgaagtctctgccgagcaccacagcgctgaaattccaagccttcagattagatggtagttgaatccaacggtcgctcccttgctgttcatcaacgtttgatatctccgccttacactacaacacctaaccccatctagagccgttaacttcgttgtatcaaaaaatctgacggtcgctaccaacctcatcaggaggaaccatccgatccacctaccagcttcgcatccagtgactcagcgtcgcagaacatcaaactcgatacgcccgcctaacacccaaatacATAATACCCTTGTTCCCAAAACAGTCGGcctctcctccctcacttctccacagcagagaaccacctccttcacctgccgcaccaccatcatcaccaccactccctgacgccaccaaacaccaccaactctccacaacaaccacaacccatcactactatcatcacccccctttttctagccccctatttgattgatttttcttctcacctttctctgaaaccctagaagaaaaatcaatcgattaggcgagtctagagtagcaattggcgcgtgggaatggagcaggagagtcagaggaagaatgggtcgacgcatgggggagaaattgtgccataaaattaggtaatttgaaaaacctaatttcactgattttgggggaaaattgggtagaaccctaattgtgttgtggactataaataggaactatgggtgtgttgtaaaagtatgcttggattagccggcatccaggactttcatgtcctgttaatgttaatgtttctctctttaatgtgttttgttcaatttcactgcatatgttaaaattgtttgtctcctgttaaatgtgctcctgttaaaattgttattCTCCTGTTAAtatgcttgttttaatttcatgttttaatttccaattaattcctgttacatttgtactgttaatatgtgttgtatctgttaatcctcattgttttgtcactgttagtgccatgtttaatttgctgttagttgatggaatgctaggctagttacctttgaagcattgaactgattgagtaatggaagaaatcagtgctcatagcaagctgattatcttgccattccttttgtatgcttaggtgcattgtgttgattgagtagtagggagaaactagtgctcactagtgacaatgagcaagctagttctcttcccactctagaagagtgccttagctttgctctgttagcttctccacatccctgcccttggccttaggccttggtttgttttgttatctttctttgctgtctagtatttgctttgtttagttcttgcattgttctctgcttgttttctttattgtcatcactgttttgttcactgccatcctttctttctcacttgccttgcactgttgcattgcttttcttccttgcttgtgctgctgtcttcttggccttgtgctgctgtgcactgcttgtgcagctgctgcattgccttctctgccacttctgctgctgttgctgttgcttttgccctgcagctgctgtgcagtcttaatTGCTTATGCTGCTACTGTTTTCTGCTGCTTGCTGCATTCTGTTGCTTGTgcattcatcttgcactgttttctgttgcttgctgattgcactgttttctgcttcttattgcttgtgcattctgttgcttgctgcattcattgcttatgctgctactgttttctgctgttttcttcctcttgcctttccaaagcccattgagcccaaaagcccaaaacaaggtttaagactcaaagcccaattcaatcaactgtgggcttaatcaaaagcctaagtttaaggccaaagcccatttacacttcaaagataactgagcccaagctcagttcattttattgttatcaaacccattagtactcaaagcccaatttaagccaaaaggcttcatagcccaatagcaatttaggaacccaattagctagaaacactcaaaacactcccgatctctgtggatcgacccgtacttgcacgagctacaaccgacgaccgtgcacttgcggtattactgtaggcccccgtttttattgcgcttaattttatacacttctccgggcccaccaagtttttggccggggataatttttaggaccttttcaaagcctaccaagtttttggcgccgctgccggggattggtgttgtgtttttcttgtgtttttctttagctattttgtatttcatttcatagcatttgcatctgcatctgcttcacttcatttgctgttggacctgctgttctgaacctgtttttcctctgctgggacgccaccaaggaaaagaaccaaaacccaactgggtttttgcaacaatatcagagcagctgggctgtgctaaaaaggtaagcctaaacccattccattgagagaacccaacctgtgggcttccaaatttctttaattgtgggcttgtaatattaaagccaatttttgggcttctcttattttctgttgggtttgtaataatttatttgtgggcttgtttatttattttgtgtgggcttgtttaaattcttccattggacttgtattttggactctgggtttaaacccagctgagcttataaccgaatgtgggcttgcttccactcaagagtagacctcgaaaccaaagctttaaaacaaacgtcgggccttaaccaactgggccaaattcaactttcaaagttaaaacttagtgtttcgtgaaccgcagccttccttccattcctttagaggacaaacagtgggcttgctcccattcaaaaaccaaattttattttctttaaaaaaaaaaaaaaagttttatttttctcccatttaagtccaattttagtgttttgaaactttctttgtctctacactttttcttttgggttgatcctcaactctttagattgttagtgtatggtgaattttttgtatataatcagtagataaatttcttaaaaacccttttgttccttttgtatatattttgctcatccaatatgatctcggctgaaatatgttggattttttttgccttgaataacggagttttaattctgctttcgccgaaatcgggtattctctctccttttactctactcagcatgtccctttccatatgttgcattttaattctttccatattttgaaacattgaggacaatgtttagtttaggtttgggggtatagagtagataccatgataatttgccataattgaaaacgaactccttcttctttttgaaaaaattgaaaaattccaaaaaaattgaaaaatcaaaattcaaaaaaattaaaaaatgaaaaaatcataaaaatggagctcatttaccttgaaatgttgactcttgtgcaaatatgtaatttttaggagtcttagtctagatatttaggcactctGATTCTAGcgcaattcacatagtgataagaaatttgcacgcgcacgatctaccaatacatgtatggcctcgatcttcaaggtgtttgataggaagttacgattgccaatcactttagaatactgaacgaaacttgactagcttgttctttggttggttgggatagaaggtggaggttacattaagaaagacaaccatcgaatttaactgggtgcatcaaaaagggctacctcttgcaaagtgtcatgtaatcttttgtttccttttgtatatgtatcaaaagtgtttccttcttcaaaaaaaaaaaaaaaaaaaaaaaaaaaaaaaaaaaaaaaaaaaaaaaaaaaaaaaaaaaaaaaaaaaaaaaaaaaaaaaaaaaaaaaaaaaaaaaaaaaaaaaaaaaaaaaaaaaaaaaaaaaaaaaatcaagtatttatcaattccatcatctcttgttccaaaaataaaagagaatagtcaatgtaaataagagtcatgtaaatagtcattttgttgttttattgtaataagcaaggagggtgtatgccattgatgtacaacgcgagtaattgtgaaatacctccaactcattcacaattttcgtaaagtccggacagctagctagatttcgacctcagttcttagcctgagaaactatctcttggtgattagtagtcataacttcagatctttctttacacatgtgtagatacactttacactcttatcacatgtctttttttttgttatcagtgctaggattgtgccttcgatagctagattgacatctccattttgctgtgagcttaactgttttgcacatgtcacatttgatggaatacgagcttatattttgacctagaactttgtaggtacgttctaagcaaaccttcacgagacttcaactcgtccactagggacacttagtggtttaaaaggcttagtgcatacgctaaatgcattcgagagaccagcgacagtggtatagttaggatttccttagttttgttttacttgaggacaagtaaaattcaggtttgggggtatttgatgagtgccaaatattgtatatatttatccctttttgttggcattttaactcatcttttatgcattaattctacattttatcccatattctgtattttcattgttttcaagaataaatatttttattaattaactttgcatttttaggtaataaataaagttcggatgagtcgcggggcaaaaagagcagaaaagtagtgaaaagccgggagaaatcacgcaaggaagccgcaaagaatggtgcgcacaacctcattttctacacacaaaagcgcctccgttctcagccatcagatcagttctcagaagcatccgacggtcgctccttcatagagcatcaaaatctgaagtctctgccgagcaccacagcgctgaaattccaagccttcagattagatggtagttgaatccaacggtcgctcccttgctgtgcatcaacgtttgatatctccgccttacacttcaacacctaaccccatctagagccgttaacttcgttgtatcaaaaaatctgacggtcgctacaagcttcacttcacatcaccgtccgatctacctaccagcttcgcatccagtgactcagcgtcgcagaacatcaaactcgatggatccgcctaacaccctagcaaccgaaccctaccacctaaccaaacaccccccttctcccaaacagtcgagccatctcctccatcacccctcctctgcagaaccatcaccctgcaactgtcgccaccatcATCGCCACCTCTCTctgtcgccaccaaacaccaccataccacctccgtcatcatcctacacgtgattgaacaccttcccccatcattctagccctttatcccataaactcattacctaaccta is a genomic window of Papaver somniferum cultivar HN1 unplaced genomic scaffold, ASM357369v1 unplaced-scaffold_137, whole genome shotgun sequence containing:
- the LOC113334447 gene encoding histone H2B.3-like — protein: MAPKAEKKPAEKKPAEKKPAEEKKAEKTPAEKKPRAEKKLPSKDASSADKKKKKSKKSVETYKIYIFKVLKQVHPDIGISSKAMGIMNSFINDIFEKLAAESSRLARYNKKPTITSREIQTAVRLVLPGELAKHAVSEGTKAVTKFTSS